A single region of the Gaiellales bacterium genome encodes:
- a CDS encoding cupin domain-containing protein — MTPQPHKVLGPDDGLRLQSGPGRDLVFKLTGDETGGAFDYFIVDVAPRGGPPLHVHHRQEEAIHVLSGRFKVRIGDETFTCEPGGFAYLPSGVPHAFLNLTGEPAQIVVVYTPGGGHRFYEELGPLTRNGAPDRATVAACFERHEMTLLGPPLSPD, encoded by the coding sequence ATGACTCCCCAGCCGCACAAGGTGCTCGGCCCCGACGACGGCCTCCGGCTCCAGTCCGGTCCCGGGCGCGACCTGGTGTTCAAGCTCACGGGCGACGAGACCGGCGGCGCGTTCGACTACTTCATCGTCGACGTGGCGCCGCGCGGCGGCCCGCCGCTGCACGTGCACCACCGCCAGGAGGAGGCGATCCACGTCCTGTCCGGCCGGTTCAAGGTACGGATCGGGGACGAGACGTTCACCTGCGAGCCGGGCGGGTTCGCGTACCTGCCCTCCGGCGTCCCGCACGCGTTCCTGAACCTGACCGGCGAGCCGGCGCAGATCGTGGTGGTCTACACCCCCGGCGGTGGCCACCGGTTCTACGAGGAGCTCGGGCCGCTCACGCGCAACGGCGCACCCGACCGGGCGACCGTCGCCGCGTGCTTCGAGCGGCACGAGATGACGCTGCTCGGCCCGCCGCTGTCGCCGGACTGA
- a CDS encoding 2,4'-dihydroxyacetophenone dioxygenase family protein has product MRDDLVLADLLPRDERLWVALDEGVWSRPLLFDVTHGAYAHVMKVTRAGIVARHRHTGPVLAFVQRGRWHYLEHDWEAAEGGFAFEPPGETHTLVVPEGCDEMITTFHVHGALIYVDPDGTPIGYDDVFTRLEKTRRHFAEHGLPAESLDALIR; this is encoded by the coding sequence ATGCGGGACGACCTCGTCCTCGCCGATCTGCTTCCCCGGGACGAACGGCTGTGGGTGGCCCTGGACGAGGGCGTGTGGTCGCGGCCACTGCTCTTCGACGTGACCCACGGCGCGTACGCGCACGTGATGAAGGTGACGCGGGCCGGCATCGTCGCCCGCCACCGCCACACCGGGCCGGTGCTCGCCTTCGTGCAGCGTGGCCGCTGGCACTACCTCGAGCACGACTGGGAGGCGGCCGAGGGCGGCTTCGCGTTCGAGCCGCCGGGCGAGACGCACACGCTCGTCGTCCCCGAGGGCTGCGACGAGATGATCACGACGTTCCACGTGCACGGCGCGTTGATCTACGTCGATCCCGACGGCACGCCGATCGGCTACGACGACGTCTTCACGCGGCTCGAGAAGACGCGCCGGCACTTCGCCGAGCACGGACTGCCGGCGGAGAGCCTCGACGCGCTGATCCGCTGA
- a CDS encoding AraC family transcriptional regulator produces the protein MAAHATIRTLLATDEVTVGEFVCPPGDGRWARENDIGEGFHVVFPWTPVHIARRAMPELVATPNHAVLYPPRLRFHRRHLTSEGDHCLFVVLGAAMCEQLGLRPGRSGDPALPPTVWLAQRLLAAYLCRPPYDAAVGERLARDLVVTTLRPSPAVASGAGGGAVEHTKELMARSPGRLLPLERIAREAHYSRFHLLRAFHARTGYTMHQYHLHLRLRRSLGPLLAGAPVADIALELGFQGHSHFTARFRRAFGETPSAVRAIAADQAALPGLVGRLLAA, from the coding sequence ATGGCCGCGCACGCCACCATCCGCACGCTGCTCGCGACCGACGAGGTCACCGTCGGGGAGTTCGTGTGCCCGCCCGGGGACGGCCGGTGGGCGCGCGAGAACGACATCGGCGAGGGCTTCCACGTCGTGTTCCCGTGGACGCCGGTGCACATCGCCCGGCGGGCCATGCCGGAGCTCGTCGCGACCCCGAACCACGCCGTGCTCTACCCGCCGCGGCTGCGGTTCCACCGCCGCCACCTGACCAGCGAGGGCGACCACTGCCTGTTCGTCGTGCTCGGGGCGGCGATGTGCGAGCAGCTGGGCCTGCGACCGGGGCGGTCCGGCGACCCGGCGCTGCCGCCGACGGTCTGGCTGGCGCAGCGGCTCCTGGCCGCCTATCTGTGCCGGCCGCCCTACGACGCGGCGGTGGGGGAGCGGCTGGCCCGCGATCTGGTGGTGACGACGCTTCGGCCCTCGCCGGCTGTGGCCAGCGGCGCCGGTGGGGGTGCAGTCGAGCACACCAAGGAGCTCATGGCCCGCTCGCCCGGACGGCTGCTCCCGCTCGAGCGGATCGCCCGCGAGGCGCACTACTCGCGCTTCCACCTCCTCCGCGCGTTCCACGCCCGCACCGGCTACACGATGCACCAGTACCACCTGCACCTGCGGCTGCGCCGCTCCCTCGGCCCCCTGCTGGCCGGGGCGCCGGTCGCCGACATCGCGCTCGAGCTCGGGTTCCAGGGCCACAGCCACTTCACCGCCCGGTTCCGGCGGGCGTTCGGCGAGACGCCGTCCGCGGTGCGGGCGATCGCCGCCGACCAGGCGGCGCTGCCCGGCCTGGTCGGGCGCCTGCTGGCCGCCTGA
- a CDS encoding response regulator transcription factor — protein sequence MLIAEDQAMVRGALTSLLGLEPDIEVVAEVGRGDEVLAAALAHDPDVALLDIEMPGQDGISAAAELRLNLARTRTLILTTFGRPGYLRRAIESGASGFLLKDEPAGQLADAIRELHAGRRVIDPGLAAAAIADGVSPLTERERDLLTAAAEHDTAGQIAGHLFLAEGTVRNYLSVAIRKLGARNRGEAIEIARDKGWL from the coding sequence GTGCTGATCGCAGAGGACCAGGCGATGGTGCGCGGCGCGCTCACGAGCCTGCTCGGGCTCGAGCCGGACATCGAGGTCGTGGCCGAGGTGGGGCGCGGCGACGAGGTGCTCGCGGCCGCGCTCGCCCACGATCCGGACGTCGCGCTCCTCGATATCGAGATGCCTGGTCAGGACGGCATCTCGGCAGCCGCGGAGCTCCGCCTCAACCTGGCCCGGACGCGGACGCTGATCCTGACCACGTTCGGCCGTCCCGGCTATCTCCGCCGTGCCATCGAGAGCGGCGCCTCCGGGTTTCTCCTGAAGGACGAGCCTGCCGGGCAGCTGGCGGACGCGATTCGCGAGCTGCATGCGGGGAGGCGCGTCATCGACCCCGGCCTCGCCGCTGCGGCGATCGCCGACGGCGTCAGCCCGCTCACCGAGCGGGAGCGAGACCTGCTCACCGCCGCGGCCGAGCACGACACTGCCGGTCAGATCGCGGGCCACCTGTTCCTTGCCGAGGGGACTGTCCGCAACTACCTGAGCGTCGCGATCCGGAAGCTGGGCGCCCGGAATCGGGGTGAGGCGATCGAGATCGCACGCGACAAGGGCTGGCTGTGA
- a CDS encoding cupin domain-containing protein, with amino-acid sequence MSPAPVFDLDDMQFSPTAWLFEGAKHGGAGVSMFVVRTPPGGGVDLHVHPYHETFLMLEGEGRWTAGDEVVELRRNQMLVVPPETPHGFRNTGDGPLLVVSVHEADTLEQTFLGEEPR; translated from the coding sequence ATGAGCCCGGCCCCGGTCTTCGATCTCGACGACATGCAGTTCAGCCCCACCGCCTGGCTCTTCGAGGGCGCGAAGCACGGCGGCGCCGGCGTCTCGATGTTCGTCGTCCGCACGCCGCCCGGCGGCGGCGTCGACCTGCACGTGCACCCGTATCACGAGACGTTCCTCATGCTCGAGGGCGAGGGGCGCTGGACGGCCGGCGACGAGGTCGTCGAGCTGCGCCGGAACCAGATGCTGGTCGTGCCGCCGGAGACCCCGCACGGCTTCCGCAACACCGGCGACGGCCCGCTCCTGGTCGTCTCCGTGCACGAGGCGGACACGCTCGAGCAGACCTTCCTCGGGGAGGAGCCGCGTTGA
- a CDS encoding FG-GAP-like repeat-containing protein: MSRVFRRATAVAAVVLAMSTAAAGASGSFVQPVHVLHTFHGPTTGKGAFFGWAVSELRDVNGDGVTDAVIGEVDGGSNMQGRVWVYSGRTGHLLFRRSGRPGEQNGYAVADAGDVNGDGVSDVISGALGQADDIGHAYVYSGASGRTITRLRGHRHGDMFGAAVSSAGDVNGDAVPDLLVGAPGTGAAAGHAYVISGRTFRTIRVLSAHRRADEFGDGVAHTADLNGDGVPDLIVGASGKDPGHGAVYVYSGRTGKLLFRIHGERGNAAFGQFFVAGVGDVNGDGVPDVYVGDYASNNAGAAGGFAAVYSGVDGSRLHAWRGAAGEGMGPGRSAGDVNGDGVPDIIVGNYTSSDGAKAAGKVQIFSGVTGKRLRTITSTTPNENLGFDAVGIGDTNGNGTPDFLISAANLDTVYIVDGNPVG, from the coding sequence ATGTCTCGAGTCTTCAGGCGCGCGACGGCCGTCGCGGCGGTCGTCCTGGCAATGTCCACGGCCGCGGCCGGCGCGTCCGGCAGCTTCGTGCAGCCGGTACACGTGCTGCACACCTTCCACGGCCCGACCACCGGCAAGGGCGCGTTCTTCGGCTGGGCGGTGAGCGAGCTGCGCGACGTGAACGGCGACGGCGTGACCGACGCCGTCATCGGCGAGGTCGACGGCGGATCGAACATGCAGGGTCGGGTCTGGGTCTACTCGGGCCGCACCGGCCACCTGCTCTTCCGCCGCAGCGGCCGGCCCGGCGAGCAGAACGGCTACGCGGTCGCGGACGCCGGCGACGTGAACGGCGACGGCGTTTCCGACGTCATCAGCGGCGCTCTCGGCCAGGCCGACGACATCGGGCATGCCTACGTCTACTCGGGCGCGAGCGGCAGGACGATCACGCGCCTGCGCGGACACCGCCACGGCGACATGTTCGGCGCGGCCGTGTCGAGCGCCGGCGACGTGAACGGCGACGCCGTCCCCGACCTGCTCGTGGGCGCGCCCGGCACCGGGGCGGCCGCCGGGCATGCGTACGTGATCTCGGGGCGGACGTTCCGCACCATCCGGGTGCTCTCGGCGCACCGCCGCGCCGACGAGTTCGGAGACGGCGTCGCCCATACCGCAGACCTGAACGGCGACGGCGTGCCCGACCTGATCGTCGGCGCGAGCGGGAAGGATCCCGGGCACGGCGCGGTCTACGTCTACTCCGGGCGCACAGGCAAGCTGCTCTTCCGCATCCACGGCGAGCGCGGGAACGCGGCGTTCGGCCAGTTCTTCGTGGCCGGGGTGGGGGACGTGAACGGCGACGGCGTGCCGGACGTCTACGTCGGCGACTACGCCTCGAACAACGCCGGCGCGGCGGGCGGCTTTGCCGCCGTGTACTCCGGCGTCGACGGCTCCCGCCTGCATGCGTGGCGCGGGGCCGCCGGTGAGGGCATGGGCCCGGGCCGCTCCGCGGGCGACGTGAACGGCGACGGCGTGCCCGACATCATCGTCGGCAACTATACGAGCAGCGACGGCGCGAAGGCGGCCGGCAAGGTGCAGATCTTCTCCGGGGTGACCGGGAAGCGCCTGCGCACGATCACCAGCACCACGCCGAACGAGAACCTCGGCTTCGACGCGGTCGGCATCGGCGACACGAACGGGAACGGCACCCCGGACTTCCTGATCTCCGCGGCCAACCTCGACACGGTCTACATCGTCGACGGCAACCCCGTCGGCTGA
- a CDS encoding exodeoxyribonuclease III → MRIATWNVNSIKQRMPRLVPWLDERKPDVVCLQETKLADEALAELLGDELANRGYEFAAHGETAWNGVAILSRVGLADVTTGLADAPGFPHPEARAVAATCDGVRIHSVYVPNGRVPESDHYEYKLEWLTALRAVVAAAGPATVVCGDMNIAPTDADVFDPDAYIGQTHVTPREREALAELMAVGLHDVVRDRWPGERVFSYWDYRAGMFHQDLGMRIDLILAGDPVAARVKAAWIDRQARKGKGPSDHAPVIVDLDEAPDGDIGPVVPPPSNPVTRRGAKKLPQA, encoded by the coding sequence GTGCGCATCGCGACCTGGAACGTCAACTCCATCAAGCAGCGCATGCCCCGGCTGGTGCCGTGGCTGGACGAGCGCAAGCCGGACGTCGTCTGCCTCCAGGAGACCAAGCTCGCCGACGAGGCGCTGGCCGAGCTGCTGGGCGATGAGCTCGCCAACCGCGGGTACGAGTTCGCCGCCCATGGCGAGACGGCATGGAACGGGGTGGCGATCCTCTCCCGGGTGGGCCTGGCCGACGTGACGACCGGCCTGGCAGACGCCCCCGGATTCCCGCACCCCGAGGCCCGGGCGGTCGCCGCCACCTGCGACGGCGTCCGCATCCACTCGGTCTACGTGCCGAACGGCCGCGTGCCGGAGTCCGACCACTACGAGTACAAACTCGAGTGGCTGACGGCGCTCCGCGCCGTCGTCGCAGCCGCGGGGCCGGCGACCGTCGTGTGCGGCGACATGAACATCGCGCCGACCGACGCCGACGTGTTCGACCCGGACGCCTACATCGGCCAGACCCACGTGACGCCGCGGGAGCGCGAGGCGCTGGCGGAGCTGATGGCCGTCGGGCTGCACGACGTCGTCCGCGACCGCTGGCCGGGCGAGCGCGTCTTCAGCTACTGGGACTACCGGGCTGGGATGTTCCACCAGGACCTCGGCATGCGCATCGACCTCATCCTGGCCGGCGACCCGGTCGCCGCGCGCGTCAAGGCCGCGTGGATCGACCGTCAGGCCCGCAAGGGCAAGGGGCCGAGCGACCACGCACCCGTGATCGTCGACCTCGACGAGGCGCCCGACGGCGACATCGGGCCGGTGGTGCCGCCGCCGTCCAACCCGGTCACGAGGCGCGGCGCCAAGAAGCTGCCGCAGGCGTAG
- a CDS encoding MarR family transcriptional regulator, giving the protein MPPARPEPPEPAPFTDDEFRAWRGFLRLHRKITDELNRRLLETHDLPLLHYGVLITLITVPERRMRMTDVAERVLVSPSGMTRAVARLAGDGLVERTQDANDRRSFLVTLTPRGVRRLRKAQETHHDCVRELLFGGLGAKDVRRLAALFDPPA; this is encoded by the coding sequence ATGCCGCCGGCACGACCCGAGCCTCCCGAGCCCGCCCCCTTCACCGACGACGAGTTCCGTGCCTGGCGGGGCTTCCTCCGTCTCCACCGCAAGATCACCGACGAGCTCAACCGGCGGCTGCTCGAAACGCACGACCTGCCGCTGCTGCACTACGGCGTGCTGATCACGCTGATCACGGTCCCGGAGCGGCGGATGCGCATGACCGACGTCGCCGAGCGGGTGCTCGTCAGCCCGAGCGGCATGACCCGGGCCGTGGCCAGGCTGGCCGGCGACGGCCTGGTCGAGCGGACGCAGGACGCGAACGACCGGCGCAGCTTCCTCGTGACCCTCACCCCGCGCGGCGTGCGACGTCTGCGAAAGGCGCAGGAGACGCATCACGACTGCGTGCGCGAGCTGCTCTTCGGCGGCCTGGGGGCGAAGGACGTGCGGCGGCTGGCGGCCCTGTTCGACCCGCCGGCCTGA
- the hydA gene encoding dihydropyrimidinase, which produces MTFDLVVRGGRVVTAHEDYVADIAVSGGTIAAIGSGLRGAREIDAEGKLVIPGAIDGHVHMRTERPVSVYDDDWDSGTIAAAFGGVTAIVDQAQVEPGLTLTEGVEGRLAAAAGKAVIDYGLHVNLREPNIERVSEFAALAARGMPSFKFYMTYDTYKVPDDVLFVGMQEVARLGGLAIVHAENDVMIAELERQNAAAGRTGARANAAARPPELEAEAVYRCLAMAQVAGARTLIFHVTAADAVREIAAAKARGQAVFGEAVLPYLMLTIDAADEPVSGTALDIGPPLRDATHRRSLWEGLAGGALDIISTDHGPRRRVRAADGTVTTPPGTSGVEVRLPLAYTFGVRAGHFSPNRWVEVCCTRPAEVFGLTRKGRILPGYDADLVVFDPERRVTLSHTNLHSNIDHSTYEGVEVVGFPVVTIGRGEVLVADGELHVAPGRGRFVERSYA; this is translated from the coding sequence TTGACGTTCGACCTCGTCGTCCGCGGCGGCCGGGTCGTGACGGCGCACGAGGACTACGTCGCAGACATCGCGGTCTCGGGCGGGACGATCGCGGCGATCGGCTCGGGCCTGCGCGGCGCCCGCGAGATCGACGCGGAAGGCAAGCTCGTGATCCCGGGCGCGATCGACGGGCACGTGCACATGCGCACCGAGCGGCCGGTCTCGGTCTACGACGACGACTGGGACAGCGGCACGATCGCCGCGGCGTTCGGTGGCGTCACCGCAATCGTCGACCAGGCCCAGGTCGAGCCGGGGCTGACGCTGACGGAGGGGGTCGAGGGGCGGCTGGCGGCGGCCGCCGGCAAGGCGGTCATCGACTACGGCCTGCACGTCAACCTGCGCGAGCCGAACATCGAGCGCGTCTCCGAGTTCGCGGCACTCGCGGCGCGGGGGATGCCGAGCTTCAAGTTCTACATGACCTACGACACCTACAAGGTGCCCGACGACGTGCTCTTCGTCGGCATGCAGGAGGTCGCGCGGCTCGGCGGCCTTGCGATCGTGCACGCCGAGAACGACGTCATGATCGCCGAGCTCGAGCGCCAGAACGCGGCCGCCGGCCGAACGGGCGCGCGGGCGAACGCGGCGGCGCGGCCGCCCGAGCTCGAGGCCGAGGCGGTCTACCGCTGCCTGGCGATGGCGCAGGTGGCCGGCGCGCGCACGCTGATCTTTCACGTCACCGCGGCCGATGCGGTGCGCGAGATCGCGGCCGCGAAGGCGCGGGGGCAGGCCGTGTTCGGCGAGGCCGTCCTGCCCTACCTGATGCTGACGATCGACGCGGCCGACGAGCCGGTCAGCGGCACCGCGCTCGACATCGGCCCGCCGTTGCGCGACGCGACGCACCGGCGGTCGCTGTGGGAGGGCCTCGCCGGTGGGGCGCTCGACATCATCTCGACCGACCACGGCCCCCGCCGCCGCGTCCGCGCGGCGGATGGGACGGTCACCACACCGCCGGGCACGTCGGGCGTCGAGGTGCGCCTGCCGCTCGCCTACACCTTCGGCGTCCGCGCCGGCCACTTCTCGCCGAACCGGTGGGTCGAGGTCTGCTGCACCCGGCCCGCCGAGGTCTTCGGGCTGACGCGGAAGGGCCGCATCCTGCCCGGCTACGACGCCGACCTGGTCGTCTTCGATCCCGAGCGGCGGGTGACGCTCTCCCACACGAACCTGCACTCGAACATCGACCACTCAACGTACGAGGGCGTCGAGGTCGTCGGCTTCCCGGTTGTCACGATCGGCCGCGGCGAGGTGCTGGTCGCCGACGGGGAGCTGCACGTGGCGCCCGGCCGCGGGCGCTTCGTCGAGCGCAGCTACGCCTAG
- a CDS encoding sigma-70 family RNA polymerase sigma factor: protein MNTATTFLTPAEAELLGRARTGDDRAYGELVDPHRRSLHAHCYRMLGSLEDADDAMQDALLRAWRGIGRFQGRSSLRTWLYTIATNACLQLVRRRPGRVLPRDYGPSGGTSAQGGVPLAETVWIEAYPEDAVPTAPSPGARYEERETLELAFVAVLQHLPPRQRAVLLLRDVLDFSAREAATLLETSVPSVNSALQRARATIRERAPERSQQATLRELGDERSRALVGAYIEAIEHADVDGVVALLTEDAAWSMPPASAWYQGLDEIVAFLTRSPFQVRWRHLPAWANGQLAVGCYTWDEQRGDFEADVIDVLTLRGDRVAEVTAFIGGERFPRFGLPARLPA from the coding sequence ATGAACACCGCAACCACATTCCTCACGCCCGCCGAGGCCGAGCTGCTCGGCCGGGCGCGCACCGGGGACGACCGCGCCTACGGCGAGCTGGTCGACCCGCACCGCCGCAGCCTCCATGCCCACTGCTACCGCATGCTCGGGTCGCTGGAGGACGCCGACGACGCGATGCAGGACGCCCTCCTGCGCGCGTGGCGCGGGATCGGCCGCTTCCAGGGCCGAAGCTCGCTGCGCACCTGGCTCTACACGATCGCGACCAACGCCTGCCTCCAGCTCGTGCGGCGCAGGCCCGGCCGCGTCCTGCCGCGCGACTACGGGCCGTCGGGGGGGACGAGCGCACAGGGCGGAGTCCCGCTGGCCGAGACCGTCTGGATCGAGGCCTATCCCGAGGACGCGGTGCCGACCGCGCCGTCGCCGGGGGCGCGCTACGAGGAGCGGGAGACGCTCGAGCTCGCCTTCGTCGCCGTCCTCCAGCACCTGCCGCCGCGCCAGCGCGCCGTGCTGCTCCTGCGCGACGTGCTCGACTTCTCGGCGCGCGAGGCCGCCACGCTGCTCGAGACCAGCGTCCCGTCCGTGAACAGCGCCCTCCAGCGGGCGCGGGCGACGATCCGCGAGCGCGCCCCCGAGCGCAGCCAGCAGGCGACGCTGCGCGAACTCGGCGACGAGCGCAGCCGCGCCCTCGTGGGCGCCTACATCGAGGCGATCGAGCACGCCGACGTCGACGGGGTGGTCGCCCTCCTGACCGAGGACGCCGCCTGGTCGATGCCGCCGGCGAGCGCGTGGTACCAGGGCCTCGACGAGATCGTCGCCTTCCTCACCCGCTCGCCGTTCCAGGTGCGCTGGCGCCACCTGCCGGCATGGGCGAACGGGCAGCTGGCCGTCGGCTGCTACACCTGGGACGAGCAGCGGGGCGACTTCGAGGCGGACGTGATCGACGTGCTGACCCTGCGCGGCGACCGCGTCGCCGAGGTGACCGCCTTCATCGGCGGCGAGCGCTTCCCCCGGTTCGGCCTGCCCGCGCGGCTGCCCGCCTGA
- a CDS encoding HD-GYP domain-containing protein: MSSAALVDAGRQRGLRRLRPTERRVAITSAAGVAIAATAIWLAAPPVHVPWLTAALLIAGYAACTRVGFEVSAGSAAPTQLAFAPMMVLLPPPLLVPAALLGYVVGGPRRLASGKRWWEMVIIQAGGCWYAVGAAAVMTAADLDHRTLSAAGWYAAAFAMQCSVDLLTSVLQERLLLGAPVRELIVAMAPCWMIDALITPVSVCLAVTAPLAAVASLLPLLLMFRVFSRERHARFDQVLALNAAYRGTALLLGDVVEADHQYTGAHSRDVVRLSVAVAESLHLGPAEHSVVEFAALLHDVGKIRVPKAILDKPAALSPEERRVIEQHTIWGEEMLSGVGGMLAEVGRVIRSCHESWDGSGYPDRLAGAAIPMPARIVSACDALSAMTTDRPYRKARSLAEALAELERCSGTQFDPAVVEAIRRAVDDDVLSADSRLAA, from the coding sequence ATGAGTAGCGCCGCCCTTGTCGACGCCGGCCGCCAGCGCGGCCTCCGCCGCCTGCGCCCGACCGAGCGCAGGGTCGCGATCACGAGCGCCGCCGGCGTCGCGATCGCCGCGACCGCGATCTGGCTCGCAGCCCCGCCCGTGCACGTCCCCTGGCTCACCGCGGCGCTGCTGATCGCCGGCTACGCCGCCTGCACCCGCGTCGGCTTCGAGGTGAGTGCCGGCTCGGCGGCGCCGACGCAGCTCGCGTTCGCCCCGATGATGGTGCTGCTGCCACCGCCCTTGCTCGTCCCCGCAGCGCTGCTCGGCTACGTCGTGGGCGGCCCGAGGCGCCTGGCGAGCGGGAAGCGCTGGTGGGAGATGGTGATCATCCAGGCGGGCGGTTGCTGGTATGCGGTCGGCGCCGCGGCCGTGATGACGGCGGCCGACCTCGATCATCGAACGCTCTCCGCCGCGGGCTGGTACGCCGCCGCCTTTGCGATGCAGTGCAGCGTCGATCTTCTTACGAGCGTGCTCCAGGAGCGTCTGCTGCTGGGTGCGCCGGTGCGCGAGCTGATCGTCGCCATGGCCCCGTGCTGGATGATCGACGCGCTGATCACGCCTGTCTCCGTCTGCCTGGCCGTGACCGCGCCGCTGGCGGCGGTCGCATCGCTCCTCCCGCTTCTGCTGATGTTCCGGGTGTTCTCCCGCGAGCGGCACGCGCGCTTCGACCAGGTGCTCGCCCTGAACGCCGCCTACCGGGGCACGGCGCTGCTCCTGGGAGACGTGGTCGAGGCCGACCACCAGTACACGGGCGCGCATTCGCGGGACGTCGTCCGCCTCTCGGTGGCCGTCGCCGAATCGCTGCACCTCGGCCCGGCCGAGCACAGCGTGGTCGAGTTCGCGGCGCTGCTCCACGATGTCGGCAAGATCCGGGTGCCGAAGGCGATCCTCGACAAGCCGGCCGCACTCTCGCCGGAGGAGCGGCGCGTGATCGAGCAGCACACGATCTGGGGCGAGGAGATGCTCTCCGGGGTCGGGGGGATGCTCGCCGAGGTGGGCCGGGTCATCCGCTCGTGCCACGAGTCATGGGACGGCAGCGGCTACCCCGACCGGCTCGCCGGGGCGGCCATCCCCATGCCGGCCCGGATCGTCTCCGCATGCGACGCGCTCTCGGCGATGACGACCGACCGGCCGTACCGCAAGGCGCGGAGCCTGGCCGAGGCGCTTGCCGAGCTCGAGCGGTGCTCGGGGACGCAGTTCGACCCGGCCGTCGTCGAGGCGATCCGGCGGGCGGTCGACGACGACGTGCTGTCCGCAGACTCGCGCCTCGCGGCGTAG
- a CDS encoding FAD-binding oxidoreductase codes for MTLSASLDAGQLESLAAGFGGTLLLPSDDGYEAARRIHNGLIDRRPALVAQCSGTSDIAAAVRFARQTGLALAVRGGGHNVAGRAVPENGLMIDLSRMKGIHVDAAASTARAQGGVTWAELNREAAVHGLAVTGGAISSTGIAGYTLGGGLGWLMSTQGLAADNLVGVQLVTAEGEVLDVTDDSHPDLMWALRGGGGNFGVVASLEYRLRPQPMVVGGLIAHPIEAGADMLRFYRDAAAACPDELTVFAALAHAPDGSEMPIAGMIVCHTNPERADADLAPFLGFGSPIVTQVGPMPYPIMNTLLDDAYPRGALNYWMSSFTTGMDDALIDTVVERFTSVPSPMTAILFEHFHGAVTRIDPTATAVPHREAGWNLLFPSEWMDPADTERNIAWTKDTYAAVSEHLAARRWLNYLNDDEDASVRAAYGPNFDRLVSVKRQYDPQNVFRGNHNIAP; via the coding sequence ATGACGCTCTCTGCTTCGCTCGATGCGGGCCAGCTGGAATCGCTTGCGGCCGGCTTCGGTGGCACCCTGCTTCTCCCCTCTGACGACGGCTACGAGGCCGCCCGGAGGATCCACAACGGGCTGATCGATCGCCGTCCGGCGCTCGTCGCCCAGTGCAGCGGCACGTCCGACATCGCCGCCGCCGTGCGCTTCGCGCGCCAGACCGGCCTGGCCCTCGCCGTCCGCGGCGGCGGCCACAACGTCGCCGGGCGGGCCGTTCCCGAGAACGGCCTCATGATCGACCTGTCCCGGATGAAGGGCATCCACGTCGACGCCGCGGCGTCGACGGCGCGCGCGCAGGGCGGCGTGACGTGGGCCGAGCTCAACCGGGAGGCGGCCGTGCACGGTCTCGCCGTCACCGGCGGGGCGATCTCGAGCACCGGCATCGCCGGCTACACGCTCGGCGGTGGGCTGGGATGGCTCATGTCGACCCAGGGTCTCGCGGCCGACAACCTCGTCGGCGTCCAGCTCGTGACCGCCGAGGGCGAGGTGCTCGACGTCACCGACGACTCGCACCCGGACCTCATGTGGGCCCTGCGCGGGGGCGGCGGCAACTTCGGCGTGGTGGCCTCGCTCGAGTACCGCCTGCGGCCCCAGCCCATGGTGGTCGGCGGCCTGATCGCCCATCCCATCGAGGCGGGCGCCGACATGCTCCGCTTCTACCGCGACGCCGCGGCCGCCTGCCCCGACGAGCTCACGGTGTTCGCGGCGCTGGCCCATGCCCCGGACGGCTCGGAGATGCCGATCGCCGGGATGATCGTGTGCCACACGAACCCGGAGCGGGCCGACGCCGACCTGGCGCCGTTCCTCGGCTTCGGCTCGCCGATCGTGACCCAGGTCGGCCCGATGCCCTATCCGATCATGAACACCCTGCTCGACGACGCGTACCCCAGGGGCGCGCTCAACTACTGGATGTCGAGCTTCACGACCGGGATGGACGACGCGCTGATCGACACGGTCGTCGAGCGGTTCACATCGGTGCCCTCACCGATGACGGCGATCCTCTTCGAGCACTTCCACGGCGCCGTCACGCGCATCGACCCGACCGCGACGGCGGTGCCGCACCGCGAGGCGGGCTGGAACCTGCTCTTCCCGAGCGAGTGGATGGACCCGGCGGACACCGAGAGGAACATCGCCTGGACGAAGGACACCTACGCGGCCGTCTCGGAGCACCTGGCCGCGCGTAGGTGGCTGAACTACCTGAACGACGACGAGGACGCCTCGGTGCGGGCCGCCTACGGCCCGAACTTCGACCGGCTCGTCTCGGTCAAGCGCCAGTACGACCCGCAGAACGTCTTCCGCGGGAACCACAACATCGCCCCGTAG